One Mycolicibacterium sp. TUM20985 genomic window, CCTCGACGAGTCAGCCCAGGATCCGAAGCCCCAGGATCCTCCGCCGCCCCCCGACGTACCCGACCCCGAACCCGAACCCGATCGCGCCGGCGATAGCAAGCTCGAGAACGGGTCCACGGGGCTCGACGGTCGTGGGCCGGCGGTGTTCGTCCGCCCACCCGCGGGTCGCCCGCTAACCGACGGCCTCGTCCCGCGCACCCCCGGGTTCCTGAATCACCTTCGGCCGGCGATCACGACCCGCGGCCGGTTCCTGCCCGGCCCGGTCTTCCAGCGCGTAGCCCTCGCGGCGACGGTGAGCAGGATCGTGCATCCCGGGCAGGCCCCACCGGAGCCGCGGTACGCCCCGTCGAAGAAGTTGGCCGACTTCGTTCGCTGCCGCGATCTGACGTGCCGCTTCCCGGGCTGTCACGTCCCGGCCACCAATTGTGATGTGGACCATACGATTCCGTGGCCCCAAGGCCCCACCCAAGCCGCCAACTTGAAGGCTGTATGCCGTCGACATCACTTGTTGAAGACGTTCTGGCCCGGCTGGCGAGACCGCCAGTACCCCGACGGCAGGGTCGAATGGACAGACCCGGATGGGCAGAGTCATGTCACGACTCCGGGGAGCCGACTGCTGTTCCCCGAACTCTCCGAACCCACCGCACCCGTCACCGGCGCCACCACCCCGCCCGTCAACAACACGCCAGGGCTGACCATGCCCCGACGCAAGACCACCAGAACCCAAGACCGCGCCCGCCGCATCCACGCAGAACGCGAGTACAACCGCGCGGCCGCCGAAGAGGCTCCACCCGAAGAGGCTCCACCCGAAGCGGCCGAGAACAGATCCTGATGCGGCACGTCGGCGATCAGGTCCGCCGTGCCGGCCCGCCCTCTACCGGCGGATGCAGCCGAGGCGCGGCCCGTCAGCAACGTTGATCTTGAATTGGGATCGGTAGTGGCCCGGAAGGTGTGTACTCGACGCGGTAACGACACGTCGCCTCAGAACGGGGCGCGCATCTACATGGAGAGACTATTTCATGGTCAACATCATCAAGCGGACCCTCGCGGGTGCGTTGATTTCAGGCTTCGGCGCGGTCGCCACTCTGTGGATCGCCGCGTTGGCACCGGACGTCGCACCTGCGCAAGCTGACTCGCGGTGCGACCCGGTATGCCACGGCACCTGGTGCCCGGGGGATCCCATCAACTACCAAGTGAAAGACCTAGCGGTGGGGTGGGACCCGAACGTTTGCCACGAATTCCACCAGGTAGCCGGCCAGCCAGGGGTGTACGCCGAGGGCCCACTTCCCCCGGGCACATTCGTCTGCCCGCCGTTCGCGTTCATGTGCCCTTAAGCGCTAGAACAGATCCGCTAGAACAGATCCTTGTGCGGCACGTCGGTGACCAGACCGCCGTCCACCACGAACTCGCTTCCGGTCGCATAGGACGACTCGTCGCTGGCGAGGAACACGATGAAGGTCGCCACCTCCTCGGATTGACCCGGGCGGCCGAGCGGCGTTGTCACCATGTCCTCGGGGAAGTGCTTCGTCATCGGCGTGCGGATGAAACCGGGGTGTAGCGAGTTCACGCGGATGTTGTGCTTCCCGAGTTCGAGCGCCGCCGATTTGGCCAGTCCGCGCACGGCCCACTTCGACGCCACATAGGGGTGCACCATGGGAGCACCCCGCAGGCCCTCGATGGACGACACGTTGATGATCGATCCGCCGCCCGCCTCCTTCATCGCTGCGACGGAGGCTTGCATGCCGAGGAAGGTGCCGGTGAGGTTGACGTCGATGACCTTCTGCCACTTGTCCATGTCGAAGCTGCCGATCTTGCCCAGCGCGACGATTCCAGCGTTGTTGACCAACACGTTGAGCTTGCCGAACTCGGCTATCGCCAGCGCGACGGCCGCCTCCCACTGGTCGGCTTCGGTGACGTCGAGGTGGACGTAGCGCGCCGACTCCCCGATTTCGTCGGCGAGGGCCTTGCCTTCCTCGTCCAGGATGTCGCCGATGACCACTTTCGCACCCTCGGCGACCAGCATCCGAGCATGCGCAGCGCCCATCCCCCGCGCCCCGCCGCTGATCAGTGCAACTTTTTCGTCCACGCGTCCCATGACGGGTCAGGCTACCGCATGCCGTTTGCGAACTAGAACCTGTTCCAATTCATGGCATCGGCCCGCATACTGCTGGGCATTACGTGAGGAGAAATCAATGGCGATTCGCGTCGCGCTCATCGGCACCGGCAACTGTGGCAGCCTCGCGCTCAAACAGTTGATCACCGACCGGCGCTTCGACCTGACCGCGGTGTGGGTCTCGTCGGACGCCAAGGTCGGCAAGGATGCCGGCGAACTCGCCGGGCTCGACGTGTCGACCGGCGTGCTCGCGACCAACGATCTCCAGGCCATCGTCGCGTCGAACCCGGAGTGCGTCGTCTACTGCGCGATGGGTGACGTCCGGCTGGCAGAGGCGATGGCCGACGTCCGGCTGTTCCTGGCGGCGGGCATCAACGTGGTCGGCTCAGCCCCGGGTGTCCTGCAGTATCCCTGGCAGGTCATCCCGGACAAGTACATCGAACGCGTCGAACAAGCTGCGCGAGAGGGCAATTCAAGCGTCTTCATCACCGGCGTCGACCCTGGGTTCGCCACCGATCTGTTGCCCTTCGCCCTCGCTGGAACTTGCCAGAGCATCCAGCAGATCCGGACGATGGAGATCGCCGACTACGCCACGTACGACGGCGTGACAGTCATGTTCGACGTGATGGGGTTCGGCAACGAGATCGGTGACTTCCCCATGTTGTTCCAGCCGGGCGTCCTCGGCATTGCGTGGGGCACGGCCATCAGGCAGCTGGCAGCCGGCTTGGGTGTCGAGGTCGACGAGATCAGGGACTCGGTCGAGCAGGAACCTGCGCCCGAGGACCTGGACGTCGCGGCCGGCCACATCGCCAAGGGAACCGTTGCCGCACTTCGCTTTCAGATCGAGGGCATGGTGAAGGGTCATCCCGTCATCGTGATCGAGCACGTCACCCGTCTGCGGGCCGACCTGCGGCCGGACTGGGCCCAACCCGCGCACCCGGGCGGTTCCTATCGGGTGGAGATCACCGGCGAGCCGTCATACGTGGTGGACATCGTTCCTACCAGCCGCCATGGCGGTGCGCCCTACGCGGCCATCCTCGCGGCGGCAGCCAGGATCGTGAACTCGATACCGGACGTGCTGGCGGCCGCCCCCGGCATCCGGACCACCCTCGACCTGCCGCTACTGACCGGACGGGGTGTCGTCTCGGTCGGGTAGAAAGCGAGTTCGGATCTCGGTCCACACCAGGCGGACCGTCGTTCCGCCGGTGGACGTCTGGATCGACGCGCGGTCGGACAACGCCTTCATGAGCGCAATTCCTCGGCCACGAGTGCGATCGCGCGGGGTCGACGGTGCGGTCCGCCACGAACCGTGATCGGCAACGGTTACGGTCAGCGTCGCCTGGGTCGGATCGTATTGCGCTCTCACGTCCATCGTGCCCAGAAAACCGGTTGACGGATAAGCGAATTCGGCGGTATTCGCCAAGGCTTCATAGGTGGCCAGCAACAGATCGCTGGCGCGGTACGCATCCAAGTCGAGCGCACCGTTCAGCCACCGGGAGAACTCGTCGCGGGTCTGTGCCGCCATCCGTGGATCCGCCGGCACGCCCACGCGCTCGAAGCGTTCGGCGGAGGAGGCGCCTGCCCGGGTAATTGAATCGATCATCGCCTCCAACGGTTACCCGATCGGCCGACCGACTAAGCGTAGCTAAGCGGAAAACGCCGCAAGTGCCTCATCGAGCGTCGAATGCAGCGGCACGATGTCGGCGATGCCGACCAGCTTCAGCGGCCGACTAGTCGCTGGTCCCTCCGCCACGATGTGCAGGCCGATTCCCTCGGGCGCCGCGTCATGTGCCGCCACGAGCACCCCCATGCCGGCCGATGCCAGGAACTCGACGTCGGTGAAGTCCACGACGATGCCCTGCGGCGACTTCGCGAACGAGGCGTGAATCGCCTGCTCGAGTTGGGGTGCGGTGAGCATGTCGACGACTCCGGACGTTGCGATGATCGCGACCTGCCCGATCCATCGTTCGGTAACTTCGCAGGTCGATCCGGATGCCGCAGAAGTGCCGTCGGTCGATTCCCGTTGTTCGTTCAAAGCCCGTCTTCCATGTCCAACCGCATCGAAGAAATGCGTATCGCCGTGATTCTCCCCCACCTCAGGCTCTGGCTGAACCTCGCGCGAGTTTGAAACCGCCGGGTAGAACCTAGCCGATGGGGGTGTCATCGTGCCCACCAGCCGTTGGTTGCCCACCCTTAGGATGTCATCTAGCGGTCACACCGTCACTGTCCCCGTCCCGTGGATGTGATGTTGCAATGGAGTCTCGGGGCGGGCTGCCGTCGTCATCAGCGCCACGAGGAGCGACATGAACGTGGATGCACCCGTGGCGCGCCAGCTCGACGAGATTGCGTCGGCTCCGCAGGGTGATCGGGTCGGCGCCTTCTTCGACCTCGATGGGACTCTGGTGTCGGGATTCACGGCCACCGCCCACGCGGGACACCGCATCCATGCCCGTCAGGCCAGTATCGGAGAGGTGATCGGGGTCCTCGAGGCCTCGCTGCGGTATCGACTGGGTCGGATGGAGTTCGAGCGGCTGGTCGTCCGCGCCGCGGGCTACCTGCGGGGCGATTCACTCGATGCGCTCGACGAGCTCGGTGACTACCTCTTCCGCCGCCACATCGAGACCCGGGTGTTCGCGCAGATGCACGACGTCGTCCGTGCCCACCAGGCGCGAGGGCACACCGTCGTGCTGAGTTCGTCGGCGCTCAGCATCCACGCCGAGCCGGTCGCGCGATACCTGGGCATCGAGCGCGTCATCTGCAATCAGTTCGAGGTCGACGGCGCCCGGCGGCTGACCGGTGGAATCGTCACCCCGATCATCTGGGGTGCTGGTAAGGCCGCGGCGGTCGCGCGGTTCGCCGACGAGCGCGGCGTCGACCTCCGGCTCAGCTACTTCTACGCCGACGGTGACGAGGACGTCGCTCTGATGCGGGTCATCGGCCAGCCCCGGCCGGTCAATCCGCGCGCCGGTCTCGCGGCGGAGGCGCTGCGCAACGGTTGGCCGGTGCTCAGGGTGAGCACCGGTCCGGCCCGCCGGGGACCTGCTGCGGTGCTTCGGCGCCTCGGCGGGAGTCGATGATGGCCCGCACCGTCCGACGACAGCGCCCGCACTCACTTCCTGCACCGCATGCGTCGGCGACTTGCCGGGACGTCGTGGCACCGGCGTCGACCGCCCTGGCGACCGCCTGATTGGTGACGCCTGCGCAGAGGCAGACGTACATCAGCGATCCCCGCCGATGCGGACCATCGTGTCGAAGCGGCCGACGAACACGGGCGGATAGGCGCCGATCCCGGCCTTGACGAGCCATTCGGCGGCCAACTCCGAGTCGCTCAGCCAGTGTCGGGCGTGATCCTCGTCGTCGATCTGCAGCAGCATCATGACTTCGAGCGGATTGTCGAACGCGCTGAAGATCGTCACCGTCCTGACACCGGCGCCGCGCATGTCGTCGCTGGTCTCGTGGACGTGACGGCGCAGCGCGGCCAGATCGTCGACGGGTGTCACCATCGAGACCACCACCTCGGGCACGGTGGCCTCCGCGGCGGGGTTGAGCACCAGTCGTTCGATCAACTCGCCAGCGAACACCGCTGGGATGTCGTCCACGCCCACCGCGTCGAACCACTCGAAGAAGACACGGGACCGCAGCAGGTCGAGCACGGGTTCGCGCGCGTGCACGGCGATGACGGCCAACACGCGTTCGGGGTCGGTGGTCGACGTGTAGACCAGCGCGTGGTGCGCCCCCAGGTCGCGGAGGCCATCCTGGCGGCGTTCGAGCAGCGGGCCGACGCGCTCGGGGTGCGACACCCGGTAATCGGAGGCGAGGACGAGCGAATGGTCGAGCCAGTGCGTCACAAGGGTGTCCTCCGGTGCTGACGAGCGCGGACTGATCTTACGGAATGTGCCCAGTTGCCAACGGTGGTCGACGAACGTACTAAACTAGAACACGTTCCAGTTCGTTCGCGAGCGCGACCCGCCCCACTTCGAGGAGCCACCCGGCATGCACACTCCCCTCTGCGACCAGCTCGGCATCGAGTTCCCGATCTTCGCGTTCACACACTGCCGCGACGTGGTCGTCGCCGTCAGCAAGGCCGGCGGCTTCGGGGTTCTCGGGGCGGTTGGCTTCACGCCCGAGCAACTCGAGATCGAGCTCAACTGGATCGACGAGCACATCGGTGAGCACACCTACGGCGTCGACATCGTCATCCCGAATAAGTACGAGGGCATGGACTCCAACCTGTCCGCCGACGAACTTGCCAAGATGCTCGTCGACATGGTGCCCCAGGAGCACCTCGACTTCGCCAAGAAGATCCTCACCGATCACGGCGTCCCGCTGACGGCGGAGGACAACGAGAGCACGCTGCAGCTGCTCGGCTGGACCGAGGCGACGGCCACCCCACAGGTCGAGGTCGCGCTCAAGCACCCGAAGATGACGTTGATCGCCAACGCGCTCGGGACCCCGCCCAAGGACATGATCGATCACATTCACGCCGAGGGCCGGACGGTTGCCGCGCTCTGCGGATCGCCCAGCCAGGCGCGCAAGCACGCCGACGCCGGCGTCGACATCATCATCGCCCAGGGCGGCGAGGCCGGCGGGCACAGCGGCGAGATCGGTTCGATCGTGCTGTGGCCGCAGGTCGTCAAGGAGGTCGCACCCGTGCCGGTGCTCGCGGCCGGCGGCATCGGCAGCGGGCAGCAGATTGCCGCAGCGCTGGCGCTCGGTGCGCAGGGCGCCTGGACGGGCTCCCAGTGGCTGATGGTCGAGGAGGCCGAGAACACCCCGGTCCAGCAGGCGGCCTACGTGAAGGCGGGCAGCCACGACACCGTCCGCAGCCGTTCGTTCACCGGCAAGCCCGCGCGGATGCTGCGCAACGACTGGACCGACGCGTGGGAGAACCCGGACAACCCCCAGCCGCTCGGGATGCCATTGCAGTTCATGGTCTCCGGACTGGCCGTATCCGCCACCAACAAGTACCCCAACGAATCCGTGGACGTCGCATTCAACCCGGTTGGCCAGGTGGTGGGCCAGTTCTCCAAGGTGGAGAAGACCTCGGCCGTCATCGAGCGCTGGGTCCAGGAGTACCTCGAGGCCACCGGTGCCCTCAACGCGCTCAACGAGGCGGCCGGCGTCTAAATCGCCCAGCAGTCCGCAAGCGGTTCCAGCTTGCGGTCTGTTCGGCGGGCTCCGAATTATGTATGCTGCTCTACATAATGGCGACTCCCCGCGAACGCATGATCACCTCGACGGCATTGTTGATCCGGGAGCGCGGCGCCCACTCGACCGCGATCTCCGACGTGCTGGAGCACAGCGGGGCGCCGCGCGGCTCGGCATATCACCACTTCCCCGGCGGCCGCACCCAATTGCTGGCTGAGGCCGTGGACTTCGCGGCCGACTACGTCGCGGCCCAGATCGACGGTGCCACAAGCGCTCTCGAGGCACTCGACGCGGTCGTGACCGGGTTCCGCCGAGCGCTCCTCGAATCCGACTTCCGGGCCGGCTGTCCCGTGGTGGCGGTGGCCGTCGAGGCGGACAATCTGCCGGTTCTCGACCGGGCGGGCGCGGCCTTCGTGCGCTGGACCGATCTGATCGTCAGCCGGCTCGTCTCCGAAGGGGTCACCAGCCCCCGCGCGCGAGAGCTGGCGGTCTTCCTCACCTCGGCGATCGAGGGCGCGATCGTCATCGCCAGGGCCACCAGGGACGTGGGTCCGTTGGACTCGACGCACCGCCAGCTGCGGGCGTTAGTGGAAGCCGAAAGAGGGAGCGCTCGACATGACCGCTGAGTGGCAGCCGACCGCGTGCATCCTGTGCGAGTGCAACTGCGGCATCGTCGTACAGGTCGAGGACCGCGTACTGGCCAAGATCCGCGGTGACAAGCAGCATCCCGCGTCGCAGGGCTACACCTGCAACAAGGCCCTGCGGCTCGACCACTATCAGAACAGCCGCAATAGGCTGACCGCACCGCTGCGCAGGCGCGCCGACGGCAGCTACGAGGAGATCGACTGGGACACTGCGATCACCGAGATCGCCGACGGCTTCGCGAAGGTTCGCGACGAGCACGGCGGCGACAAGATCTTCTACTACGGCGGTGGCGGGCAGGGCAATCACCTCGGCGGCGCGTACAGCGGCGCGTTCCTCAAGGCGATCGGGTCGAGATACCGGTCGAATGCCCTGGCGCAGGAGAAGACTGGCGAATATTGGGTCGACGCCCACCTGTACGGTGGCCACACCCGCGGCGAGTTCGAGCATGCCGAGGTCGCGGTGTTCGTCGGGAAGAACCCGTGGATGTCGCAGAGCTTCCCGCGCGCTCGCGTGGTGCTCAACGACATCGCCAAGGATCCGGCCCGGTCGATGATCGTGATCGATCCGGTCGTCACCGACACCGCGAAGCTCGCCGACTTCCACCTGCGCGTGCAGCCCGGCACCGACGCGTGGTGCCTGGCGGCGCTCGCCGCGGTACTGGTGCAGGAGCAGCTCTGCGACGAGCCCTTCCTGGCCGAGCACGTCACGGGCGTCGACACGGTCCGCGCGGTACTGGCCGACGTGCCGATCGGCGACTACGCGCGACGCTGCGGTGTCGACGATGACCTGCTGCGGGCGGCCGCCCGCCGGATCGCGGCGGCCGCGAGCGTCTCGGTGTTCGAGGATCTCGGCATTCAGCAGGCGCCCAACAGCACGCTGTGCTCGTACCTGAACAAACTGCTGTGGATCCTGACCGGTAACTTCGCCAAACGTGGTGCACAGCATCTGCATTCGTCGTTCGCACCGCTATTCGCCGTCGGTGGGGTCGGTCGCACGCCGGTCACGGGCGCTCCGGTCATCGCGGGGCTGGTGCCGAGCAACGTCGTGCCGCAGGAGATCCTGACCGAGCACGAGGACCGCTTCCGCGCCATGATCGTGGAGAGCAGCAACCCCGCGCACTCGATCGCCGACTCGCCTGCGGTCATCGCGGCGCTCGAGTCACTGGAGTTGCTCGTCGTCATCGACGTCGCCATGACGGAGACGGCGCGGCTCGCCGATTACGTGCTGCCGGCGGCAAGTCAGTTCGAGAAGCCCGAGGCGACGTTCTTCAATCTCGAGTTCCCGCACAACACCTTTCACCTCCGTCACCCCCTCATGGAGCCGCTGCCCGGAACGCTGGCCGAGCCGGAGATCTGGGCCAGGCTGGTGCGGGCGCTCGGCGTCGTCGACGATGCGGAGCTGGCGCCGCTGCGCCGGGCCGCGACCGAGGGGTTGGACGCCTACGCGCAGGCGTTCCTGATCGCCGTCAGCACCAACCCGGCGTTGGGACGGGTGCTGCCCTTCGTGCTGTACGAGACGTTGGGACCGACGTTGCCCGACGGTTTGGCGGGCGCGGCAGCGCTGTGGGGCCTGGCGCAGAAGACGGCCATGGCGTATCCGGAGGCGGTGCGACGCGCCGGCCACGCCGACGGTAACGCGTTGTTCGAGGCGATCATGTCGAGCCGGTCGGGCGTGACGTTCACCGAGCACGAGTACGTCGACGACTTCGCCCTGATCACGCATCCCGATCGTCGTATCGCGCTGGACATCCCGGAGATGCTCGACGGCGTCCGGGCCCTGCGGGATGCGCCGACCCGACTCACCAGCGCCGAGTTCCCCATGGTGCTGTCCGCCGGGGAGCGTCGCGCCTACACCGCGAACGACATCCTCCGCGACCCGAGCTGGCGCAAGCGGGACATCGACGGCGCACTACGGATCAGTCCGGAGGATGCCACCGCAATCGGTCTCGTCGACGGTGGCCGGGCCAGGATCACCACCTCGGCGGGTACCGCCGAGGCCACCGTGGAGATCAGCGACGTCATGCTGGCGGGTCACGTGTCGCTGCCCAACGGTTACGGCGTGGACTACGTCGAACCAGACGGATCGGCGACGACACCCGGGGTTGCCCCCAACGCGTTGACCTCGACGGAGTGGCGGGATCCCTACGCAGGCACGCCGTGGCACAAGCACGTTCCCGCCCGGGTCGAGGCGGTGGCCGGCGCCAGGTGAACTTGCACCCGGTGCGGCGTTGCGGCTTACATGGTGGACATGCCTGAAATGGATCGTCGCCGGATGTTGATGACGGGTGTCGGCCTGCTGGGTGCGGCCGTCGCCCTCCCCGGAGCCACGGCCCACGCGTCGCGCGGAGACCTGCCCGCCGCTCCCCCGCCGGTCAAGTACCTCTTCAGGGACGAGTTCGACGGGCCTGCCGGCTCAGCGCCGGACGCTTCCAAGTGGGAGACCGCACTGGCCCGCGAGGACATGGAGGACCCGACGTTCTGGGAGCTGCCCGGCAACGTCGGGCAGTACCGCGACGATCGCCGCAACGTCTTCCTCGACGGCAAGTCCAATCTCGTCTTCCGCGCGGCCAAGGACGGCAACACCTATTACAGCGGCAAGCTGTTCGGCAAGTACCGGGGGCCGATCGGCACCACCTGGGAAGCGCGCATCAAGCTGAACTGCCTGACGCCCGGCGCGTGGCCTGCTTGGTACCTGGCCAACAACAACCCCGTCAACGGCGGCGAAGTCGACATCATGGAGTGGTACGGCAACGGCAGTTGGGCGTCGGGCACCACCGTCCACGCCAAACTGAACGGCGGCGAGAACTCGAGCCAGACTGTCGCCTTCGACAGTGCCTGGCACACCTGGCGCGCCAAGTGGGATGCCGACGGTATCCGCTTCTGGAAGGACTACGTAGACGGGGCGCAACCGTACTTCGACGTGCCGGCGACCGCGCTCCCGGATTGGCCGTTCAACACCCCGGGCTACACCCTGTTCCCGATCCTGAACCTCGCCGTCGCGGGTTCCGGTGGCGGCGATCCGTCCGGCGGCAGTTACCCGGCGGACATGCTCGTCGACTACGTCCGCGTCTGGTAGCCGTTCACCCGAAGAGTAGGGCGCTGGCGCGCCGCAGGATCTGCGCCCGGGTGCGCCCGTCATGCTCGGCGGCGACGAAGTGGTTGCCGATGGCGAGTGAGAATGCCAGCAGCGCAAGGGGTTCGACGTCATCGGCATCGTCGGTGAAGGTTGCGATCTGCGAGCGTAGATAATCCATTCTGCCGTTGTCGACCCGCTTGAGTCGTTCGGCGACTGCCGCGTCCCGGCGAGCCCAGTCCCGAACGGCGAGGTCGACCGGCAACAGCGCGGCCGAGAACGTCAGCATGCCCGCATAGGTGACCTTGGTGCGGGCGTCACCGCCTTCGCGTTCGACTCTGTCCAGGACGTCGTCGGTGCTCCGGCGCTCCCAGGTATCGAGCAGTTCATCGAGAAACGCTGGCCTGCTGTCGAATTGGTGATAGAAACCGCCCCGCGACACCCCCATCGTCTGCGCAAGTACGTCGACCCGCACGGCATCGGGACCGCCGTCCGCGAGCGCCGCCAAACCGGCGTCGATCCACTCCGCGCGCGAGGTGCGGGTCGGTGCGGGCATCAGGACCACCCGAAAGGCATTGACATGTCTCGAGAATAAAGCATACAGTTGTGTATGGTTGATATCGCGAACGAATTGCCCCGCGTCACGCAGATCGATCCGCCGCCGGAGGTCCGCGCCCTCAGCAGCCTGCCCAGGGTCGACTACGCGGACGCGTTCCTCGTCCAAGGCGACGCGCCGCCGGATTGGACTGCTCGCCGCTGGGCCGGTGCAGTGCTGGAGGAGCCGCCCGCCGAGCTGCGGGCGACGCTGGCGTCCGGCTGGGCGGCGCTCGGCCTGA contains:
- a CDS encoding glycoside hydrolase family 16 protein, which encodes MPEMDRRRMLMTGVGLLGAAVALPGATAHASRGDLPAAPPPVKYLFRDEFDGPAGSAPDASKWETALAREDMEDPTFWELPGNVGQYRDDRRNVFLDGKSNLVFRAAKDGNTYYSGKLFGKYRGPIGTTWEARIKLNCLTPGAWPAWYLANNNPVNGGEVDIMEWYGNGSWASGTTVHAKLNGGENSSQTVAFDSAWHTWRAKWDADGIRFWKDYVDGAQPYFDVPATALPDWPFNTPGYTLFPILNLAVAGSGGGDPSGGSYPADMLVDYVRVW
- a CDS encoding TetR/AcrR family transcriptional regulator; this translates as MPAPTRTSRAEWIDAGLAALADGGPDAVRVDVLAQTMGVSRGGFYHQFDSRPAFLDELLDTWERRSTDDVLDRVEREGGDARTKVTYAGMLTFSAALLPVDLAVRDWARRDAAVAERLKRVDNGRMDYLRSQIATFTDDADDVEPLALLAFSLAIGNHFVAAEHDGRTRAQILRRASALLFG